In Myxococcus guangdongensis, one genomic interval encodes:
- a CDS encoding LEA type 2 family protein has protein sequence MSSVMRKTSLVVQLAALLCLGLGCASAPSRPSASASLTGQQTSVESQGLTEATLRFGAQLESAGPGMVERADYELVSEGKVLKKGSAKLETALQPGAATEVSFQEKAAYVQSPEDLARLSAQGGTVLLALRGVLVVRSGDSEQQVPFAASRAVRVPRLPTVVVEELDGARYSAEEVQLNLRLGIRNPNPFPLKLDGLTWQVAVAGKALDSGTLAQADSVDASATGVYPVEVAVTKDSWGPEVRSLISRGILPYGVTGELTGPLMRVPYSLTGEVKLNVSR, from the coding sequence ATGTCTAGCGTCATGCGCAAGACTTCGCTCGTCGTCCAGCTCGCGGCACTCCTCTGCTTGGGCCTGGGGTGCGCCTCGGCCCCTTCCCGTCCGTCGGCCTCCGCCTCGCTGACAGGCCAGCAGACCTCCGTGGAATCCCAGGGCCTCACCGAGGCCACCCTGCGCTTCGGCGCCCAGCTCGAGAGCGCCGGCCCCGGCATGGTGGAGCGGGCCGACTACGAGCTCGTCTCCGAGGGGAAGGTGCTCAAGAAGGGCTCCGCGAAACTGGAGACGGCGCTCCAGCCCGGGGCCGCGACGGAGGTGTCCTTCCAGGAGAAGGCCGCCTACGTCCAGAGCCCCGAGGACCTCGCGCGGCTGAGCGCCCAGGGCGGCACGGTGCTGCTCGCCCTGAGAGGCGTGCTGGTGGTGCGCTCCGGTGACTCCGAGCAGCAGGTCCCCTTCGCCGCGAGCCGCGCGGTGCGCGTGCCCCGGCTGCCCACCGTGGTGGTGGAGGAGCTGGATGGCGCGCGCTACTCGGCCGAGGAGGTGCAACTCAACCTCCGGCTGGGTATCCGCAACCCCAACCCCTTCCCGCTGAAGCTGGATGGGCTGACGTGGCAGGTGGCGGTGGCGGGCAAAGCGCTGGACAGCGGGACGCTGGCCCAGGCGGACAGCGTGGATGCGTCCGCCACGGGCGTGTATCCGGTGGAGGTCGCGGTGACGAAGGACTCGTGGGGACCGGAGGTGAGGTCCCTCATCTCGCGGGGAATCCTGCCCTATGGGGTGACAGGAGAGCTGACGGGTCCACTGATGCGGGTGCCGTACTCGCTGACGGGCGAGGTGAAGCTGAACGTGTCCCGCTAG
- the aat gene encoding leucyl/phenylalanyl-tRNA--protein transferase, with product MPIYLLSEEHPELFPPPDRADKSGVLAVGGDLSPERLLAAYSRGIFPWFSEGDPILWHSPDPRFVLEPDKLHVGRSLKKTLARGEYEVRYDTAFARVITECGRVTRPGQNGTWITDEMLEAYVALHERGHAHSVEAWAGGELKGGLYGVSLGAAFFGESMFALAPDASKVAFVTAVERFKAWGFQFVDCQVETEHLSRFGAESWTRKRFLTALREALRQPTRQGKWTQPASE from the coding sequence GTGCCCATCTATCTGTTGAGTGAAGAGCACCCGGAGCTGTTCCCGCCTCCGGACCGCGCGGACAAGAGCGGCGTGCTCGCCGTGGGCGGGGACCTGAGCCCCGAGCGGCTGTTGGCGGCGTACTCGCGCGGCATCTTCCCCTGGTTCAGCGAGGGGGACCCCATCCTGTGGCACTCGCCGGACCCGCGCTTCGTGCTGGAGCCGGACAAGCTGCACGTGGGCCGCAGCCTGAAGAAGACGCTGGCGCGAGGTGAGTACGAGGTGCGCTACGACACGGCCTTCGCGCGCGTCATCACCGAGTGCGGCCGCGTGACGCGCCCCGGGCAGAACGGCACGTGGATCACCGACGAGATGCTGGAGGCGTACGTCGCGCTGCACGAGCGCGGCCATGCGCACTCGGTGGAGGCGTGGGCGGGCGGCGAGCTGAAGGGCGGGCTGTACGGCGTGTCGCTGGGCGCGGCGTTCTTCGGCGAGAGCATGTTCGCGCTGGCGCCGGATGCCTCGAAGGTGGCCTTCGTCACCGCGGTGGAGCGGTTCAAGGCGTGGGGCTTCCAGTTCGTGGACTGCCAGGTGGAGACCGAGCACCTGTCGCGCTTCGGCGCGGAGTCGTGGACCCGGAAGCGTTTCCTCACCGCGCTGCGCGAGGCCCTGCGTCAGCCGACGCGCCAGGGGAAGTGGACCCAGCCCGCATCCGAGTGA
- a CDS encoding WD40 repeat domain-containing protein: MRASRPVITESNAARLRPVARLGPALPSFISGQRLAFDPAGTRLGALARRGTPLRCWDLEALSSEPMWTHGPTSGMHALVFPTAEHVLTVWSANGSPQGRWRPRLVALSATDGSQAREQHLPHAVTRLAASAEGARLLLVPLEGDSPEVWGLESWRPLCQLSPMDMGVSVTACALSSEGRHAAVTFHADDRRRENLWLWDVAADARPVALSIDAPTVWSLAFHPTQPLLAVGGITEEVAVVHVGERRQVRSLAGFSGYACNLSFNPEGTLLAASRDGRGFGVHRFDTGEELFRFSDGEELHTSDAVFSPDGRLVAWGQSDGTVGLWGVED, translated from the coding sequence ATGCGAGCTTCCCGTCCCGTCATCACCGAGTCCAACGCCGCGAGACTGAGGCCGGTGGCCAGGCTGGGTCCCGCGCTGCCTTCGTTCATCTCCGGTCAGCGGCTCGCCTTCGACCCGGCGGGCACAAGGCTCGGCGCCCTGGCGCGGCGGGGAACTCCCCTCCGGTGCTGGGATTTGGAGGCGCTTTCGTCGGAGCCGATGTGGACCCACGGGCCCACGTCCGGGATGCACGCGCTGGTGTTCCCCACGGCGGAGCACGTGCTGACGGTGTGGTCCGCGAACGGCTCGCCCCAGGGGCGGTGGCGGCCGAGGCTGGTGGCCCTCTCCGCGACGGACGGCTCACAGGCGCGTGAGCAGCACCTGCCGCACGCGGTGACCCGGCTTGCCGCGTCCGCGGAGGGCGCGCGGTTGCTGCTGGTTCCGTTGGAAGGTGACTCACCCGAGGTGTGGGGCCTCGAGTCCTGGCGGCCGCTTTGTCAGCTCTCGCCCATGGACATGGGGGTGTCGGTGACGGCGTGCGCGCTCTCTTCAGAGGGGCGCCACGCCGCGGTGACCTTCCACGCCGATGACCGACGCAGGGAGAACCTGTGGCTCTGGGACGTCGCCGCCGACGCCCGTCCCGTGGCGCTCTCCATCGACGCGCCCACGGTGTGGAGCCTCGCCTTCCATCCGACGCAGCCGCTGCTCGCCGTGGGCGGAATCACGGAGGAGGTCGCGGTGGTGCACGTGGGCGAGCGTCGCCAGGTGAGGTCACTCGCGGGCTTCTCTGGCTACGCGTGCAACCTGAGCTTCAATCCCGAGGGCACGCTGCTCGCCGCCTCTCGCGATGGTCGAGGCTTCGGCGTGCATCGCTTCGACACGGGAGAAGAACTGTTCCGCTTCAGCGACGGCGAGGAGCTGCACACGAGCGACGCGGTGTTCTCACCCGACGGGCGCCTCGTGGCGTGGGGACAGTCGGACGGCACCGTGGGCCTGTGGGGCGTGGAGGACTGA
- a CDS encoding LVIVD repeat-containing protein, with protein sequence MRALSMLAAMTLALMACGKDKPDPEPEPPAGDADVGDWEDTGPFATCSVDAASNACGSLGSFNTTGCTPGQLASLEPDGVYTIHVRARSPRYGNAYAFSSQSMRLADSGDQYVGGLPLDTKQLHAGGVVFASGSFASGTTSRRRSFIGCQSPEPDRLQGCYVDCINGRLESEGTFDAWKVTPRAGEPESSGLERLSETAVSAGLAVDVYVTKGHAYVVSLYGGLFVYDVSDPAHPRLTRNIRRANDNYWNGVWAKDDALYIASDSRGVIVFDISTPGEPLEVRAMGTSRTNVHTVFVEGSRLFAASPAPTGEVLVYDISQPLDPQLTGTFQATGFTAATSYGPHDMFAFEGRLYVNFWRAGYVIAALQDDVAPRQLGAYRYEHSNSHASAVARYGERLIAFEGGEDWGAHLRVLDVTDAANPKRIGEYRRRQQVSIHNMVLSGTKLYVAWYHEGVRVLDVSTPESPREVAHYNTFRPDDPMRGESFYDGAIGMRVPGDGFIYAVDTSRGLLILRETP encoded by the coding sequence ATGCGCGCCCTGTCGATGCTGGCCGCGATGACACTGGCCTTGATGGCCTGCGGCAAGGACAAGCCGGACCCCGAACCCGAGCCGCCCGCCGGCGACGCCGACGTGGGCGACTGGGAGGACACCGGCCCCTTCGCCACATGCAGCGTGGACGCCGCCTCCAACGCCTGCGGCAGCCTGGGCAGCTTCAACACCACCGGCTGCACGCCCGGGCAACTCGCCTCGCTGGAGCCCGACGGCGTCTACACGATTCACGTGCGCGCGCGCTCGCCTCGCTACGGCAACGCCTACGCCTTCTCCTCCCAGTCGATGCGACTGGCGGACTCGGGCGACCAGTACGTGGGCGGTCTGCCCCTCGACACGAAACAGCTGCATGCCGGTGGCGTCGTCTTCGCCTCCGGCTCGTTCGCCTCGGGCACCACCTCCCGACGCCGCTCGTTCATCGGCTGCCAGTCCCCCGAACCGGACCGGCTGCAGGGCTGCTACGTGGACTGCATCAACGGCCGGCTCGAGAGCGAGGGCACCTTCGACGCGTGGAAGGTGACGCCCCGCGCCGGTGAGCCGGAGTCCTCCGGCCTGGAGCGCCTCTCCGAGACGGCCGTGTCCGCGGGGCTCGCCGTGGACGTCTACGTCACCAAGGGCCACGCCTACGTCGTGTCCCTGTACGGGGGCCTCTTCGTCTACGACGTGAGCGACCCGGCGCACCCCAGGCTCACCCGCAACATCCGACGCGCGAACGACAACTACTGGAACGGCGTGTGGGCCAAGGACGACGCGCTCTACATCGCCAGCGACTCGCGCGGCGTCATCGTCTTCGACATCAGCACCCCGGGCGAGCCCCTGGAGGTGCGCGCGATGGGCACCTCGCGCACCAACGTGCACACGGTGTTCGTCGAGGGCAGCCGCCTGTTCGCCGCCTCCCCCGCGCCCACCGGCGAGGTGCTCGTCTACGACATCTCCCAGCCGCTCGACCCGCAGCTGACGGGCACCTTCCAGGCCACGGGCTTCACCGCGGCGACGTCCTACGGCCCCCACGACATGTTCGCCTTCGAGGGGCGGCTCTACGTCAACTTCTGGCGCGCAGGCTACGTCATCGCCGCGCTGCAGGACGACGTCGCGCCCCGGCAGCTCGGCGCCTACCGCTACGAGCACTCCAACAGCCACGCCAGCGCCGTCGCGCGCTACGGCGAGCGCCTCATCGCCTTCGAGGGCGGCGAGGACTGGGGCGCGCACCTGCGCGTGCTGGACGTGACGGACGCCGCCAACCCCAAGCGCATCGGTGAGTACCGGCGGCGCCAGCAGGTCTCCATCCACAACATGGTGCTGTCCGGCACGAAGCTCTACGTCGCCTGGTACCACGAAGGCGTGCGCGTGCTGGACGTGTCCACCCCGGAGAGCCCCCGCGAGGTGGCCCACTACAACACCTTCCGTCCGGACGACCCGATGCGCGGCGAGAGCTTCTACGACGGCGCCATCGGCATGCGCGTGCCCGGGGATGGCTTCATCTACGCGGTGGACACCTCGCGCGGCCTGCTCATCCTGCGCGAGACGCCCTGA
- a CDS encoding pilus assembly protein N-terminal domain-containing protein: protein MPARMYSLGALLALLVPALALAWPVDLVLPLDVDKERFQKLAAVEWVEVEDPSVAHVEVLQGSNELLLSGRKPGRTLMLLYAEGRFAVWRLTVGALPDEDVTPRLAAARKACPDLKATQGSERALTATVKDAACRAALMEVLRTDAFVARDLELTFDVPALQEQLTSFTTALQPLGLEARYSGAGLVVSGSASREDWHKALWELFRRSAGRVPLEDRVEVKAPEPSATPDAGPDVKPEPPVEIEILKPAPKKPARKKAQ from the coding sequence ATGCCCGCTCGCATGTATTCCCTTGGAGCACTCCTGGCCCTCCTCGTCCCCGCGCTGGCCCTGGCGTGGCCGGTGGACCTGGTCCTGCCCCTGGACGTCGACAAGGAGCGCTTCCAGAAGCTGGCCGCCGTCGAATGGGTGGAGGTGGAGGACCCCTCCGTGGCCCACGTGGAGGTGCTCCAGGGCAGCAACGAACTGTTGCTCAGTGGGCGAAAGCCCGGGCGCACGCTGATGCTCCTGTACGCGGAGGGGCGCTTCGCCGTGTGGCGGCTCACCGTGGGGGCTTTGCCGGACGAGGACGTCACGCCCCGGCTGGCCGCGGCGCGCAAGGCGTGTCCGGACCTGAAGGCCACGCAGGGCTCGGAGCGCGCGCTGACGGCCACGGTGAAGGACGCGGCGTGCCGCGCGGCGCTGATGGAGGTGCTGCGCACGGACGCGTTCGTCGCGCGCGACTTGGAGCTGACGTTCGACGTGCCGGCGCTGCAGGAGCAGCTCACGTCGTTCACCACCGCGTTGCAGCCGCTGGGCCTGGAGGCGCGCTACAGCGGCGCGGGGCTGGTGGTGTCGGGCTCGGCGAGCCGCGAGGACTGGCACAAGGCGCTGTGGGAGCTGTTCCGCCGCTCGGCGGGGCGGGTGCCGCTGGAGGACCGGGTGGAGGTGAAGGCCCCGGAGCCCTCCGCCACGCCGGACGCGGGCCCCGACGTGAAGCCGGAGCCCCCGGTGGAGATTGAAATCCTCAAGCCCGCGCCGAAGAAGCCCGCGCGCAAGAAGGCGCAGTGA
- a CDS encoding hemolysin family protein codes for MPTWALWVACLALCFVRSLVAAAESALYGTSDLRAQELAESHQGASSRRVLRHKTEREATATALRLGTLLSGFLAAAIGAFVPPRMLDLTRYGEAAWLPVATVAAGALFVGVLASLMEVTMRGLANANPERWALRLSGVVSLLVAVLYPPMRVVLGVLNLMARTFGRTLRFEPPPPPLEELEKLLAAQAAKNEVDKSAPQLIRSIFELSDKRCRDVMVPRTDVVTVDSTISSEDLLRLLAEENHSRIPVYRDDVDHIIGVLHARDIIPLLQHPELIVLQDIIRPAHFVPWMKPIGDLLRDMQKRKIHMAIVVDEYGGFMGVVTLEDILREIVGDIGDEFEVEEKQVEKMADGSFMVDAAMEVDRFTQAFGFPLPEGDFDTLGGYLSSLAGHLPDVGERFTYNGWQFVVANKEGARIDRVRMSRLKSATPGKDARPKEPRSEAPAAKS; via the coding sequence ATGCCTACCTGGGCCCTCTGGGTCGCCTGCCTGGCGCTGTGCTTCGTCAGGTCCCTGGTCGCCGCGGCCGAATCCGCGCTCTACGGAACGTCGGACCTGCGTGCACAGGAGCTGGCCGAGTCTCACCAGGGCGCGTCGAGCCGACGCGTCCTGCGCCACAAGACGGAGCGCGAGGCCACCGCCACCGCGCTGCGCCTGGGCACCCTGCTCAGCGGGTTCCTCGCCGCCGCCATCGGCGCGTTCGTCCCGCCGCGCATGCTGGATTTGACGCGCTACGGGGAGGCCGCCTGGCTGCCCGTCGCCACCGTGGCCGCGGGCGCGCTGTTCGTCGGCGTGCTGGCCAGCCTCATGGAGGTCACCATGCGTGGCCTCGCCAACGCCAACCCGGAGCGCTGGGCGCTGCGGCTGTCGGGCGTGGTGTCGCTGCTGGTGGCGGTGCTCTATCCGCCCATGCGCGTGGTGCTGGGCGTGCTGAATCTCATGGCGCGCACCTTCGGCCGCACGCTGCGCTTCGAGCCGCCCCCGCCGCCGCTCGAGGAGCTGGAGAAGCTGCTCGCCGCGCAGGCCGCGAAGAACGAGGTGGACAAGAGCGCGCCCCAGCTCATCCGCTCCATCTTCGAGCTGTCCGACAAGCGCTGCCGCGACGTCATGGTGCCGCGCACCGACGTGGTGACGGTGGACAGCACCATCTCCTCCGAGGACCTGCTGCGGCTGCTCGCCGAGGAGAACCACTCGCGCATCCCCGTGTACCGGGACGACGTGGACCACATCATCGGCGTGCTGCACGCGCGCGACATCATCCCGCTGCTCCAGCACCCGGAGCTCATCGTCCTGCAGGACATCATCCGCCCCGCGCACTTCGTGCCGTGGATGAAGCCCATCGGCGACCTCTTGCGCGACATGCAGAAGCGCAAGATCCACATGGCCATCGTCGTGGACGAGTACGGCGGCTTCATGGGCGTCGTCACGCTGGAGGACATCCTCCGGGAAATCGTCGGCGACATCGGCGACGAGTTCGAGGTGGAGGAGAAGCAGGTCGAGAAGATGGCGGACGGCAGCTTCATGGTGGACGCCGCCATGGAGGTGGACCGCTTCACCCAGGCGTTCGGCTTCCCGCTGCCCGAGGGCGACTTCGACACGCTGGGCGGCTACCTGTCGTCGCTCGCCGGCCACCTGCCGGACGTGGGCGAGCGCTTCACCTACAACGGCTGGCAGTTCGTCGTGGCCAACAAGGAAGGCGCCCGCATCGACCGGGTGCGCATGTCCCGGCTCAAGAGCGCCACGCCCGGCAAGGACGCGCGCCCCAAGGAGCCGCGCTCCGAGGCCCCCGCCGCCAAGTCCTGA